A window of Pirellula sp. SH-Sr6A contains these coding sequences:
- a CDS encoding PP2C family protein-serine/threonine phosphatase, with protein MIARDSHFLFEQESGEVTTLARSCWIASAFSERSPNKITPNEDAVAIIPFDEETAVFAIADGCGGMRGGEVAASLALRCLADSVALCRDNPQQLRTAILDGIELANHTVQDLKIGAACTIAVAEFHQGWIRTYHVGDSTILLATNRGRVRYQSICHSPVGFAVEAGFLEPNQAMHHEDRHLVSNVVGDPRMRIEMGPRIEMGVKDTLVIASDGLFDNLKVDEVVERMRKGRLAGSLHSLISDARIRMRTDSDEPSKPDDLSVVCVRRV; from the coding sequence ATGATTGCACGCGATTCCCATTTTCTATTCGAGCAAGAGAGCGGCGAGGTGACAACGCTGGCCCGCTCGTGTTGGATTGCGTCCGCGTTCTCCGAGCGGTCTCCCAACAAGATCACCCCCAATGAAGATGCCGTAGCGATAATTCCTTTCGACGAGGAGACCGCAGTGTTCGCCATTGCCGATGGGTGCGGTGGAATGCGAGGCGGGGAGGTGGCAGCCTCCCTTGCGCTGCGTTGTCTGGCCGATTCCGTAGCTTTATGTCGCGACAATCCCCAACAGCTTCGCACCGCGATCCTGGACGGAATTGAGTTAGCCAATCACACCGTGCAGGATCTTAAAATCGGAGCTGCTTGCACCATTGCCGTCGCAGAGTTTCATCAAGGTTGGATCCGAACTTATCACGTTGGCGACTCGACCATTTTGCTTGCCACCAACCGCGGGCGTGTACGCTACCAGTCGATCTGCCACTCGCCGGTAGGTTTTGCCGTTGAAGCCGGGTTCTTGGAACCGAACCAAGCGATGCACCATGAAGACCGTCACCTTGTTTCGAACGTTGTCGGAGACCCGCGAATGCGGATCGAGATGGGGCCTCGGATTGAGATGGGAGTCAAAGACACATTGGTCATTGCAAGCGATGGCTTGTTCGACAATCTAAAGGTTGATGAAGTCGTCGAGAGGATGCGAAAAGGAAGATTGGCCGGATCGCTCCATTCCTTAATCTCCGACGCGCGAATTCGAATGCGGACCGATTCCGACGAACCGTCCAAGCCGGACGACTTGAGCGTCGTCTGCGTCCGCCGAGTCTAG
- a CDS encoding Hsp20/alpha crystallin family protein, producing MSNFFNGGLARSISPETLAVVGRDFDGLFDQFFGAQRGRDSESSRPEGFVRTLRVPTHVWEKEDRLHIAVDLPGVGKDAISLTFENGTLVLEAERKAPELGEHKSWHNSLHYGLYKQKIAVGESYAPETIEASFTDGVLHVQIAKRPEVQPRKVEIK from the coding sequence ATGTCGAATTTTTTCAATGGTGGTTTGGCTCGTTCGATTTCGCCCGAGACACTGGCGGTTGTTGGCAGGGACTTCGACGGATTGTTTGACCAGTTTTTCGGAGCCCAACGTGGACGGGATAGTGAAAGTAGCCGTCCCGAGGGCTTCGTACGAACTCTGCGTGTTCCAACCCACGTTTGGGAAAAAGAGGATCGATTGCATATTGCGGTGGATCTCCCTGGCGTGGGGAAAGACGCCATTTCGTTGACCTTTGAAAACGGAACATTGGTCTTGGAAGCCGAGCGAAAGGCTCCGGAGCTTGGTGAACACAAATCTTGGCACAACAGTCTGCATTATGGCCTATACAAACAAAAAATTGCTGTGGGCGAATCCTACGCACCTGAAACGATCGAAGCGAGCTTCACCGATGGTGTGCTGCACGTCCAGATCGCCAAGCGACCGGAAGTGCAACCGCGCAAGGTGGAAATCAAATAG
- the ald gene encoding alanine dehydrogenase: protein MIVGVPKEVKQDEYRVAMLPVGVEELVSRGHKVVVQAGAGLGSGLADHAYLQAGAELVASGSDVYQQADLIVKVKEPMQSEWDYIRKGQALFTYFHFAADKKLTEAMVQSMSVCFAYETLRDSQGRLSLLTPMSEVAGRMSIQEGAKYLERPQMGRGILLGGVPGVAPAHITILGGGIVGANAARIAAGFQADVAILDVNLDRLRYLDDVMPPNVNALFSDRHTIREELKLADLVIGSVLIPGAKAPHLVRKEDLRLMKPGSVIIDVAIDQGGCVETSRPTTHQNPTYMVDDVLHYCVTNMPGAVGRTSTFALCNVTLPWVCTLADKGILWAIENSKPLRDALNVCHGKVTNEAVANTFDFEYVSKP from the coding sequence ATGATCGTAGGCGTTCCTAAGGAAGTGAAGCAGGATGAGTACCGCGTTGCGATGCTCCCCGTCGGTGTTGAAGAGCTCGTGTCGCGTGGCCACAAGGTGGTCGTTCAAGCCGGGGCTGGTCTCGGTTCTGGATTGGCCGATCACGCCTATTTGCAGGCAGGGGCCGAGTTGGTCGCATCTGGGAGCGACGTCTATCAGCAAGCCGATTTGATTGTGAAGGTCAAGGAGCCGATGCAGTCGGAGTGGGATTACATTAGGAAGGGGCAGGCCCTTTTCACCTACTTTCACTTCGCCGCGGACAAGAAGCTCACCGAGGCTATGGTTCAATCCATGTCGGTTTGCTTCGCTTACGAGACCCTTCGCGATTCGCAGGGGCGACTGTCACTTTTGACGCCGATGAGCGAGGTGGCGGGACGGATGAGTATTCAAGAGGGGGCAAAGTACTTGGAGCGTCCGCAGATGGGACGCGGAATATTGCTAGGGGGCGTTCCGGGCGTCGCTCCGGCCCATATCACCATTCTGGGAGGTGGGATTGTGGGAGCCAATGCGGCCCGCATCGCGGCGGGCTTTCAAGCCGACGTAGCCATTCTCGATGTCAACTTGGACCGACTTCGTTACTTGGATGACGTCATGCCTCCCAATGTGAATGCCCTTTTCAGTGATCGTCACACGATTCGCGAAGAACTGAAGCTGGCCGATCTCGTTATTGGTTCCGTACTCATACCAGGCGCTAAGGCCCCTCACTTGGTACGTAAAGAGGACCTTCGGCTGATGAAGCCAGGGAGCGTTATCATTGATGTAGCCATCGATCAGGGCGGGTGTGTGGAGACCAGTCGGCCGACGACGCACCAGAATCCGACTTATATGGTCGACGATGTTCTCCACTACTGCGTGACCAACATGCCGGGAGCGGTGGGCCGAACCAGCACCTTTGCCCTTTGCAACGTTACATTGCCCTGGGTCTGCACCTTGGCGGACAAAGGCATCCTTTGGGCGATCGAAAATTCCAAGCCTCTTCGGGACGCCCTAAATGTTTGCCACGGCAAGGTGACGAACGAGGCGGTAGCTAATACGTTCGATTTCGAGTACGTGTCTAAACCGTAA